From Pseudomonas vanderleydeniana, the proteins below share one genomic window:
- a CDS encoding universal stress protein codes for MIRSMLYATDLGLYAPYVMQHALGLARTFKADLHVVHAVEPMGLFAESVLQSYLDEQALNELHSQGLNTVMANIEQRVLDSFREELGEGQQDLAMIQSVQVIQGDPSQVILAHAQRLAVDLLIVGSHSHGTGAEAHLGRTAARVLQLSRVPVYLVPLLQRRRHGDS; via the coding sequence ATGATCCGTTCGATGCTGTATGCCACCGACCTTGGCCTGTATGCGCCTTACGTCATGCAGCATGCACTGGGGCTGGCTCGAACGTTCAAGGCCGACCTGCATGTGGTGCACGCGGTCGAGCCCATGGGGCTGTTTGCGGAGTCGGTGTTGCAGAGCTACCTGGACGAGCAGGCATTGAACGAATTGCACAGCCAGGGTCTTAACACCGTGATGGCCAATATCGAGCAGCGGGTATTGGACAGTTTTCGCGAGGAGTTGGGGGAAGGGCAGCAGGACCTGGCGATGATCCAGTCGGTCCAGGTGATCCAGGGCGATCCGTCACAGGTGATTCTCGCCCACGCGCAACGGCTGGCCGTCGATCTGTTGATTGTCGGGAGTCACAGCCATGGTACCGGTGCGGAGGCACACTTGGGGCGTACCGCCGCACGGGTCCTGCAGTTGTCGCGCGTACCGGTGTACCTCGTGCCCTTGTTGCAACGTCGCCGGCACGGCGACAGCTGA
- a CDS encoding L,D-transpeptidase family protein, producing the protein MLSRFPAVTRCLSIAALCAAGPVSALELPLPPPGEDIVGQVQVIKAKYEDTFADLGTTYDLGYSEMVAANPGVDAWLPGAGTDVVLPTRFILPPGPREGIVINLAEYRLYYFPKGRNVVYTFPLGIGREGWGSPIAHTTITAKTPNPTWTPPASIKAEHAANGDPLPNVVPAGPDNPLGPFKFTLGTPGYLIHGSNMKFGIGTRTSHGCFRMFNNNVLEMASMVPVGTSVRIINEAYKFGISGGKVYLEAHTPLDDNGNPSVVDKHTAVINALLKRDDLAKNLRVNWDEVRDVVAAEDGLPTEIAVPGTAPVVSSAPIDLQQ; encoded by the coding sequence ATGTTGTCGCGCTTTCCTGCCGTCACCCGTTGCCTGTCCATTGCCGCCCTGTGTGCGGCAGGTCCCGTTTCTGCACTGGAATTGCCGCTGCCACCGCCGGGCGAGGATATCGTCGGCCAGGTCCAGGTGATCAAGGCCAAGTACGAAGATACCTTTGCCGATCTCGGTACCACCTACGACCTGGGCTACTCGGAGATGGTCGCGGCCAACCCGGGTGTCGACGCCTGGTTGCCGGGTGCGGGTACCGATGTCGTCCTGCCGACCCGCTTCATCCTGCCGCCGGGGCCGCGCGAAGGCATCGTGATCAACCTGGCCGAGTATCGCCTGTACTATTTCCCCAAGGGCCGCAACGTGGTCTACACCTTCCCGTTGGGTATCGGACGTGAAGGCTGGGGCTCGCCGATCGCGCACACCACCATCACCGCCAAGACGCCGAACCCGACCTGGACGCCGCCGGCCTCGATCAAGGCCGAGCACGCCGCCAACGGCGACCCGCTGCCCAATGTGGTGCCGGCCGGTCCGGACAACCCGCTGGGGCCGTTCAAGTTCACCCTGGGCACGCCGGGCTACCTGATCCATGGTTCGAACATGAAGTTCGGTATCGGTACCCGGACCAGTCATGGCTGCTTCCGCATGTTCAACAACAATGTGCTGGAAATGGCCAGCATGGTGCCGGTCGGTACCTCGGTGCGGATCATCAACGAGGCCTACAAGTTCGGTATCAGTGGCGGCAAGGTCTACCTGGAGGCGCACACGCCGCTGGACGACAACGGCAACCCGTCGGTGGTCGACAAGCACACCGCGGTGATCAACGCCCTGCTCAAGCGTGACGACCTGGCGAAGAACCTGCGGGTGAACTGGGACGAGGTGCGTGACGTGGTGGCGGCCGAAGATGGCCTGCCGACCGAAATCGCCGTGCCGGGTACGGCGCCGGTGGTATCGAGCGCACCGATCGACCTGCAGCAGTAA
- a CDS encoding putative 2-dehydropantoate 2-reductase yields MNETVVSPRIGIIGTGAIGGFYGVMLARAGFDVHFLLRSDFQQVTDHGLVLDSLIHGRLHLHPVQGYAAAQDLPVCDYLLICTKALDDPQLLASVVGIAAPGASLLLMQNGLRVEERLRRTLPDELHLLGGLCLSCVHRQSPGVVAHQAMGGVNIAYHSGPAQGLEQQRAVVESAARLFRQAGLESNAIGDLQQARWQKLVLNIATNGLSVLLDCGTERMLADADSCALVRALMEEVGQAAGACGYPLPPGFIEQLMYMAARVPDYYPSMYHDYRHRRPMELEAIYERPLAMARRAGCEMPRTQTLLQALRFLESRQLCAKEQP; encoded by the coding sequence ATGAACGAGACGGTGGTGTCCCCGCGCATCGGTATCATCGGAACGGGGGCCATTGGCGGTTTCTACGGGGTCATGCTGGCGCGGGCCGGGTTCGACGTGCACTTTCTGCTGCGCAGCGATTTCCAGCAGGTGACCGATCATGGCCTGGTGCTGGACAGCCTGATCCATGGCCGGCTGCACCTGCATCCGGTCCAGGGCTACGCCGCCGCGCAGGACCTGCCGGTCTGCGACTACCTGCTGATCTGCACCAAGGCGCTGGATGACCCGCAACTGCTGGCCTCGGTGGTCGGCATTGCCGCCCCGGGCGCGAGCCTGCTGCTGATGCAGAATGGCCTGCGGGTCGAGGAGCGATTGCGCCGGACACTGCCCGATGAGCTGCACCTGCTGGGCGGCCTGTGCCTGAGTTGCGTGCATCGCCAGTCGCCCGGGGTGGTGGCCCACCAGGCCATGGGCGGAGTGAACATCGCCTATCACAGTGGGCCGGCGCAGGGGCTGGAGCAGCAGCGGGCAGTGGTCGAGTCGGCGGCCCGGCTGTTCCGCCAGGCAGGGTTGGAGTCGAACGCCATCGGCGATCTGCAGCAGGCCCGCTGGCAGAAACTGGTGTTGAATATCGCGACCAACGGTTTGTCGGTCCTGCTCGATTGCGGCACCGAACGCATGCTGGCCGATGCCGACAGTTGTGCCCTGGTGCGTGCCTTGATGGAGGAGGTGGGCCAGGCGGCCGGCGCCTGCGGTTATCCGTTGCCGCCAGGTTTCATCGAACAGCTGATGTACATGGCGGCCCGGGTCCCGGATTATTACCCCAGCATGTATCACGATTATCGGCACCGACGGCCGATGGAACTGGAGGCGATCTATGAACGCCCCCTGGCCATGGCGCGACGGGCCGGCTGCGAAATGCCCAGGACGCAGACACTGCTCCAGGCCCTGCGGTTTCTCGAGTCACGACAGCTTTGCGCGAAGGAGCAACCATGA
- a CDS encoding 3-deoxy-7-phosphoheptulonate synthase, giving the protein MADLPINDLNVASNETLITPDQLKRDIPLSEAALRTVTRGREVIRNILDGKDHRLFVVIGPCSIHDIKAAHEYAERLKVLAAEVSDSLYLVMRVYFEKPRTTVGWKGLINDPYLDDSFKIQDGLHIGRQLLLDLAEMGLPTATEALDPISPQYLQDLISWSAIGARTTESQTHREMASGLSSAVGFKNGTDGGLTVAINALQSVSKPHRFLGINQEGGVSIVTTKGNAYGHVVLRGGNGKPNYDSVSVALCEQALTKAGIQNNIMVDCSHANSNKDPALQPLVMENVANQILEGNQSIIGLMVESHLNWGCQAIPKDLADLQYGVSITDACIDWDSTEKTLRSMHAKLKDVLPKRGRG; this is encoded by the coding sequence ATGGCTGATTTACCGATCAACGACCTTAACGTCGCCTCCAACGAGACGCTGATCACGCCTGATCAGCTCAAGCGTGACATTCCCCTGAGCGAGGCTGCCCTGCGCACCGTGACCCGGGGCCGCGAAGTGATTCGCAATATTCTCGATGGCAAGGACCATCGCCTGTTCGTCGTCATCGGGCCCTGCTCGATCCACGACATCAAGGCGGCCCACGAATATGCCGAACGTCTCAAGGTGCTTGCTGCCGAAGTCTCCGACAGCCTGTACCTGGTGATGCGCGTGTACTTCGAGAAGCCGCGGACCACGGTCGGCTGGAAGGGCCTGATCAACGATCCATACCTGGATGACTCGTTCAAGATCCAGGACGGCCTGCACATCGGCCGCCAATTGCTGCTGGACCTGGCCGAAATGGGCCTGCCGACCGCGACCGAAGCGCTGGACCCGATCTCGCCGCAGTACCTGCAGGACCTGATCAGCTGGTCGGCCATCGGTGCCCGCACCACCGAATCCCAGACCCACCGCGAAATGGCTTCCGGCCTGTCCTCGGCAGTCGGTTTCAAGAATGGCACCGACGGCGGCCTGACCGTGGCGATCAACGCCCTGCAGTCGGTCTCCAAGCCGCACCGCTTCCTCGGGATCAACCAGGAAGGCGGCGTGTCGATCGTCACCACCAAGGGCAACGCCTACGGTCACGTGGTACTGCGCGGCGGCAACGGCAAGCCCAACTATGACTCGGTGAGCGTTGCGCTCTGCGAGCAGGCGCTGACCAAGGCCGGGATCCAGAACAACATCATGGTCGATTGCAGCCACGCCAACTCCAACAAGGACCCGGCCCTGCAACCGCTGGTGATGGAGAACGTCGCCAACCAGATCCTCGAAGGCAACCAGTCGATCATCGGCCTGATGGTCGAGAGCCACCTGAACTGGGGCTGCCAGGCAATTCCGAAAGACCTCGCCGACCTGCAGTACGGTGTCTCGATTACCGACGCCTGCATCGACTGGGACAGCACCGAGAAAACCCTGCGCAGCATGCACGCCAAGCTCAAGGACGTGCTGCCCAAGCGTGGCCGTGGCTGA
- a CDS encoding 5'-nucleotidase produces MANSLGGKLVLAISSRALFDLSESHQVYLTQGVEAYRKYQIEHEEEILEPGEAFPLVQKLLSLNTSLGRSRVEVVLVSRNSADTGLRVFNSIQHYGLDISRAAFAGGRTPYPYLSAFGCHLFLSTHADDVRSALDAGFAAATILAGGARRATSAELRIAFDGDAVLFSDESERIYQLGGLEAFQANERQSAREPLPGGPFKGFLAALNLLQREFADEACPIRTALVTARSAPSHERVIRTLREWDIRLDESLFLGGLDKSAFLEAFAADVFFDDQSGHCERAREVVATGHVPHGISNEPQATD; encoded by the coding sequence ATGGCAAACAGCCTTGGCGGTAAGCTGGTGCTGGCGATTTCCTCGCGGGCGTTGTTCGACCTGAGTGAAAGCCACCAGGTCTACCTGACCCAGGGGGTCGAGGCCTATCGCAAGTACCAGATCGAGCACGAGGAGGAGATCCTCGAGCCGGGAGAGGCCTTTCCCCTGGTGCAGAAACTCTTGAGTCTCAACACCAGCCTGGGCCGCTCACGGGTCGAGGTGGTGCTGGTGTCGCGCAACAGTGCCGACACCGGCCTGCGGGTGTTCAACTCGATCCAGCATTACGGCCTGGATATCTCCCGTGCGGCGTTCGCTGGCGGGCGTACTCCCTATCCCTACCTGTCGGCGTTCGGCTGTCACCTGTTTCTCTCGACTCACGCCGACGATGTGCGCAGCGCCCTCGATGCCGGTTTTGCCGCCGCGACGATCCTGGCCGGCGGCGCGCGCCGTGCGACCAGCGCCGAGTTGCGGATCGCCTTCGACGGCGATGCGGTGCTGTTTTCCGATGAGTCGGAGCGCATCTACCAGCTCGGCGGGTTGGAGGCCTTCCAGGCCAACGAGCGCCAGTCGGCCCGCGAGCCGTTGCCGGGTGGCCCGTTCAAGGGGTTCCTGGCGGCGCTCAACCTGCTGCAGCGCGAGTTCGCCGACGAGGCCTGTCCGATCCGCACGGCGCTGGTCACCGCCCGTTCCGCGCCGTCTCACGAACGGGTGATCCGCACCCTGCGCGAATGGGATATCCGCCTGGACGAGTCGCTGTTTCTGGGTGGCCTGGACAAGTCGGCATTCCTCGAGGCGTTTGCCGCCGACGTGTTTTTCGACGACCAGAGCGGACATTGCGAGAGAGCCCGCGAAGTGGTCGCCACCGGTCACGTTCCCCATGGCATCAGCAACGAACCCCAGGCGACGGATTAG
- a CDS encoding PilZ domain-containing protein — protein sequence MVRFLPHPVDVPVKLTLLEHSCISRHRLHSLSLGGIACHSPRAWRHGSALEMRIPSLGESACYSGYVAWCLKRKHVFLVGIAFVDEQTLFGARMGEQICQIERYQRARQQLDAGPQSIEAIAREWVLQNASDFSHASLGQPFTRTLLD from the coding sequence ATGGTGCGTTTTCTACCTCATCCCGTAGACGTTCCAGTGAAACTGACCTTGCTCGAGCACTCTTGCATTTCCAGGCACAGGCTGCACAGCCTCAGCCTCGGTGGCATCGCCTGCCACTCGCCACGCGCCTGGCGACATGGTTCGGCGCTGGAAATGCGCATTCCGAGCCTGGGCGAAAGCGCATGTTACTCCGGCTACGTGGCCTGGTGCCTGAAACGCAAGCATGTATTTCTGGTCGGCATCGCCTTCGTCGACGAGCAGACCCTGTTCGGCGCCCGCATGGGCGAGCAGATCTGCCAGATAGAACGCTACCAGCGCGCCCGCCAGCAACTGGATGCCGGGCCGCAAAGCATCGAGGCCATCGCCCGCGAATGGGTGCTGCAAAATGCCAGCGATTTTTCCCACGCCAGCCTCGGGCAGCCCTTTACCCGCACGTTGCTGGATTAA
- a CDS encoding arylesterase yields MRVWFLSAGLALMCMAQNAAAGTVLIVGDSISAAFGLDTRVGWVALLEKRLRDEGFKDKVVNASISGDTSAGGQARLPALLAQHKPELVIIELGGNDGLRGQLPTQLKQNLASMIDNARASGAKVLLLGMQLPPNYGARYTKAFAEVYPALAQEKNVALVPFFLEGVGGHPDLMQADGIHPGPAGQDKLLNNVWPTLKPLL; encoded by the coding sequence ATGCGAGTTTGGTTTTTGAGTGCCGGCCTGGCCCTGATGTGCATGGCTCAGAATGCGGCGGCGGGCACGGTCCTGATCGTTGGAGATAGTATCAGCGCGGCTTTCGGCCTGGATACCCGTGTCGGCTGGGTCGCCTTGTTGGAAAAGCGGCTCAGGGACGAGGGTTTCAAGGACAAGGTGGTCAACGCTTCCATCAGCGGTGACACCAGTGCAGGTGGCCAGGCGCGGCTACCGGCGCTGCTTGCGCAGCACAAGCCGGAGCTGGTGATCATCGAGTTGGGGGGCAACGATGGCCTGCGTGGGCAGTTGCCTACGCAATTGAAACAAAATCTTGCATCGATGATCGACAACGCCCGGGCCAGTGGGGCCAAGGTGCTGTTGCTCGGCATGCAGTTGCCGCCCAACTATGGCGCTCGCTACACCAAGGCTTTTGCCGAGGTGTATCCGGCCCTGGCCCAGGAGAAAAACGTCGCGCTGGTGCCGTTTTTTCTCGAAGGCGTGGGCGGCCACCCGGACCTGATGCAGGCCGATGGGATTCACCCGGGGCCCGCTGGTCAGGACAAGTTGCTCAATAACGTCTGGCCGACCCTGAAACCGCTGCTTTGA
- a CDS encoding thioredoxin family protein, which translates to MTNDSVCRSPEKPFPSIVKGVELSDFDADRQLLDLPGVSLLIFTSPGCASCRFARQALPALGLPVDRLCWIDAGDNGGLVQRYEVFHLPALFVVRDGEFQGALRSTLARRELTEALQQALERVPEELP; encoded by the coding sequence ATGACAAACGACTCCGTGTGCCGGTCACCGGAAAAACCTTTCCCCAGTATAGTGAAGGGGGTCGAGTTGTCCGATTTCGATGCGGATCGCCAGTTGCTCGACCTGCCGGGTGTTTCGTTGCTGATCTTCACCAGTCCCGGTTGCGCTTCCTGCCGTTTTGCCCGGCAGGCGTTGCCGGCACTGGGCTTGCCGGTCGATCGCCTGTGCTGGATCGACGCCGGTGACAATGGCGGGCTGGTCCAGCGCTACGAGGTTTTCCACCTGCCCGCCCTGTTCGTGGTGCGCGACGGCGAGTTTCAGGGCGCCCTGCGTTCCACGCTGGCCCGGCGCGAGTTGACCGAGGCCCTGCAGCAGGCGCTGGAGCGGGTGCCCGAGGAGTTGCCATGA
- a CDS encoding putative 2-dehydropantoate 2-reductase, producing the protein MTVSATRPRVGIIGTGAIGGFYGVMLARAGFDVHFLLRSEFSAVAENGLRIDSAVHGPLHLEPVQAYASAEDLPPCDWLLVGAKATANAELAPLITQVAAPGAKVLLLQNGLGVEEQLRPLLPDSLHLLGGLCFICVHRTGPGAVVHQALGSVNIGYHSGPLADDPGARQALVEEGAGLFRQAGIESQAMANLEQARWQKLVWNVPYNGLSVLLRASTTPLMCDASSRELVQALMAEVVQGAQACGYVLPAGYAEHLFKVTEKMPDYWPSMYHDFSHKRALELEAIYARPLAAALEAGCELPKIRALYQALDFIDAHNR; encoded by the coding sequence ATGACAGTTTCAGCGACCAGGCCGCGTGTCGGCATCATCGGCACCGGTGCGATCGGCGGGTTCTACGGGGTGATGCTGGCGCGGGCCGGTTTCGACGTGCATTTCCTGCTGCGCAGCGAATTTTCCGCGGTGGCCGAAAACGGGCTGCGGATCGACAGCGCCGTCCACGGTCCGTTGCACCTGGAGCCGGTCCAGGCCTACGCCTCGGCCGAGGACCTGCCGCCTTGCGACTGGCTGCTGGTGGGCGCCAAGGCCACCGCCAACGCCGAGTTGGCACCGTTGATCACCCAGGTCGCGGCGCCCGGCGCCAAGGTCCTGCTGTTGCAGAATGGCCTGGGGGTCGAGGAACAGTTGCGGCCGCTGCTGCCTGACTCGCTGCACCTGCTCGGCGGGTTGTGTTTCATCTGCGTGCATCGCACCGGCCCCGGAGCGGTGGTGCACCAGGCACTGGGTTCGGTGAACATCGGTTACCACAGTGGCCCGCTGGCCGATGACCCGGGCGCCCGCCAGGCGCTGGTCGAGGAGGGCGCCGGCCTGTTCCGCCAGGCCGGCATCGAATCCCAGGCCATGGCCAACCTGGAGCAGGCGCGCTGGCAGAAGCTGGTGTGGAACGTGCCCTACAACGGCCTGTCGGTGCTGCTGCGGGCCAGTACCACGCCACTGATGTGCGATGCCAGCAGTCGCGAGCTGGTCCAGGCGCTGATGGCGGAAGTGGTCCAGGGCGCTCAGGCCTGTGGCTACGTGTTGCCAGCCGGGTACGCCGAGCATCTGTTCAAGGTCACGGAGAAGATGCCGGACTACTGGCCGAGCATGTACCACGACTTCAGCCACAAGCGGGCGCTCGAACTGGAGGCGATCTACGCCCGTCCCCTGGCCGCCGCTCTCGAGGCCGGTTGCGAATTGCCGAAGATCCGCGCCCTGTACCAGGCCCTGGATTTCATCGACGCGCACAATCGCTGA
- the cysB gene encoding HTH-type transcriptional regulator CysB, protein MKLQQLRYIWEVAHHDLNVSATAQSLYTSQPGISKQIRLLEDELGVEVFARSGKHLTRVTPAGERIINTAGEILRKVESIKQIAQEFSNEKKGTLSIATTHTQARYALPPVISSFIKQYPDVALHMHQGSPMQIAEMAADGTVDFAIATEALELFGDLVMMPCYRWNRCVVVPQGHPLTKLPKLTLETLAEYPIVTYVFGFTGRSKLDEAFSHRGLTPKVVFTAADADVIKTYVRLGLGVGIVAKMAVDPVLDKDLVVLDASELFESSITKIGFRRGTFLRGFMCDFIEKFAPHLTREVMAKAIQCHNKQELEELFDGVELPVH, encoded by the coding sequence ATGAAGCTTCAACAACTGCGCTACATCTGGGAGGTGGCGCACCACGACCTCAACGTTTCCGCGACGGCGCAAAGCCTCTACACCTCACAGCCGGGTATCAGCAAGCAGATCCGTCTGCTCGAAGACGAGCTGGGCGTCGAAGTCTTTGCACGCAGTGGCAAGCACCTGACTCGTGTCACACCGGCCGGTGAGCGCATCATCAACACCGCTGGCGAGATCCTGCGCAAGGTCGAGAGCATCAAGCAGATCGCCCAGGAATTCTCCAACGAAAAGAAAGGCACCCTGTCGATCGCCACCACCCATACCCAGGCGCGTTATGCCCTGCCACCGGTGATCAGCAGCTTCATCAAACAGTACCCGGACGTGGCGTTGCACATGCACCAGGGCTCGCCGATGCAGATCGCCGAAATGGCCGCCGACGGTACCGTCGACTTCGCCATCGCCACCGAGGCGCTGGAGCTGTTCGGTGACCTGGTGATGATGCCGTGCTACCGCTGGAACCGTTGCGTGGTGGTACCGCAGGGGCACCCCCTGACCAAGTTGCCGAAGTTGACCCTGGAAACGCTGGCCGAGTACCCGATCGTCACCTACGTCTTCGGCTTCACTGGACGTTCCAAGCTGGACGAAGCCTTCAGCCATCGTGGCCTGACGCCGAAGGTGGTGTTCACCGCCGCTGACGCCGACGTGATCAAGACCTACGTCCGCCTGGGTCTGGGGGTGGGGATCGTGGCGAAGATGGCGGTCGATCCGGTGCTCGACAAGGACCTGGTGGTGCTCGATGCCAGCGAACTGTTCGAGTCCAGCATCACCAAGATCGGCTTCCGTCGCGGCACCTTCCTGCGTGGTTTCATGTGCGACTTCATCGAGAAGTTCGCGCCGCACCTGACCCGCGAAGTGATGGCCAAGGCCATCCAGTGCCACAACAAGCAGGAGCTGGAAGAGCTGTTTGACGGTGTCGAACTGCCGGTCCACTGA
- a CDS encoding phosphoadenylyl-sulfate reductase gives MSQPFDVAELAATYATKSPQDILKLAFSQFGDDLWISFSGAEDVVLVDMAWKLNKNVKVFSLDTGRLHPETYRFIDQVREFYKIDIELVSPDHTRLEPFVKEKGLFSFYKDGHGECCGVRKIEPLRRKLSGVTAWATGQRRDQSPGTRSQVAVLEIDSAFSTPERTLYKFNPLAQMTSEEVWGYIRMLELPYNSLHERGFISIGCEPCTRPVLPNQHEREGRWWWEEATQKECGLHAGNLISKG, from the coding sequence ATGAGTCAACCGTTCGACGTCGCCGAACTCGCTGCGACATACGCCACAAAATCACCGCAGGACATCCTCAAGCTGGCCTTCTCCCAGTTTGGCGACGACCTGTGGATATCTTTCAGCGGTGCCGAGGACGTGGTCCTGGTGGACATGGCCTGGAAGCTGAACAAGAACGTCAAGGTGTTCAGCCTCGACACCGGTCGCCTGCACCCGGAGACCTACCGCTTCATCGACCAGGTTCGCGAGTTCTACAAGATCGACATCGAGCTGGTCTCCCCGGATCACACCCGGCTCGAGCCGTTCGTCAAGGAAAAGGGCCTGTTCAGTTTCTACAAGGACGGCCATGGCGAATGCTGCGGCGTGCGCAAGATCGAGCCGTTGCGGCGCAAGCTGTCCGGCGTGACCGCCTGGGCCACCGGCCAGCGTCGCGACCAGAGCCCTGGCACCCGCAGCCAGGTGGCCGTACTGGAAATCGACAGCGCCTTCTCGACCCCGGAACGTACCCTGTACAAGTTCAATCCGCTGGCGCAGATGACCAGCGAAGAAGTCTGGGGCTACATCCGCATGCTGGAACTGCCCTACAACAGCCTGCACGAACGCGGCTTCATCAGCATCGGCTGCGAGCCCTGCACCCGTCCGGTCCTGCCGAACCAGCACGAGCGCGAAGGCCGCTGGTGGTGGGAGGAAGCCACGCAGAAAGAGTGCGGCCTGCACGCCGGCAACCTGATCAGCAAGGGCTGA
- a CDS encoding GNAT family N-acetyltransferase, whose protein sequence is MSEALSIHHDQAGHQFETNVDGHRAYLTYMDLGKQTLDIYRTFVPNALRGRGIAAALTEQALEYAERMGYTVIPSCSYVERYMERHQRHAAKT, encoded by the coding sequence ATGAGCGAGGCGTTGTCCATCCACCATGACCAGGCTGGTCATCAGTTCGAGACCAATGTGGACGGTCATCGTGCCTACCTGACCTATATGGACCTGGGTAAGCAGACCCTGGATATCTACCGCACCTTCGTGCCCAACGCGTTGCGTGGCCGAGGCATTGCGGCGGCGCTGACCGAACAGGCACTGGAGTACGCCGAACGGATGGGGTACACGGTCATCCCTTCCTGCTCCTATGTGGAGCGCTACATGGAGCGGCACCAGCGGCACGCTGCCAAGACCTGA
- the oprI gene encoding outer membrane lipoprotei OprI, whose product MNNVLKFSALALAAVLATGCSSASKETEARLTATEDAAARAQARADEAYRKADEALAAAQKAQQTADEANERALRMLEKASRK is encoded by the coding sequence ATGAACAACGTTCTGAAATTCTCGGCTCTGGCCCTGGCCGCTGTTCTGGCTACCGGTTGCAGCAGTGCATCGAAAGAAACCGAAGCTCGTCTGACTGCTACTGAAGACGCAGCTGCTCGTGCTCAGGCTCGTGCTGACGAAGCCTACCGCAAAGCTGATGAAGCTCTGGCTGCTGCTCAAAAAGCACAACAGACTGCTGACGAAGCTAACGAGCGCGCTCTGCGCATGCTGGAAAAAGCCAGCCGCAAGTAA